From a region of the Flavobacterium branchiarum genome:
- a CDS encoding polyribonucleotide nucleotidyltransferase has translation MIPQVSTVSIDLGDGRSISIETGKLAKQADGSVVVRMGDSMLLATVVSAKKASPVDFLPLTVDYREKFAAAGRFPGGFFKREARPSDSEVLTMRLVDRVLRPLFPDDYHAETQIMIQLMSHDDEVMPDALAGLAASAALALSDIPFSTLISEVRVARIDGKLVINPSRAQLELSDIDMMIGASKDSIAMVEGEMKEISESEMVEAIKFAHEAIKIQIDAQERLVAAFGKKETRIYEEEKEDEAIYAKVKAAAYDKIYDIAKVGSSKQERTAAFAEVKEEVKALFTEEELLENGDLVSKYFYKTNKEAVRNVTLDLGTRLDGRKTTEIRPIWCEVDYLPSVHGSSLFTRGETQALATATLGTSREANQIDSPSEQGEEKFYLHYNFPPFSTGEAKPLRGTSRREVGHGNLAQRALKNMIPADCPYTIRIVSEVLESNGSSSMATVCAGTLALMDAGIQMTKPVSGIAMGLITDGERFAVLSDILGDEDHLGDMDFKVTGTADGITACQMDIKIEGLAYNIMEAALAQARDGRLHILGKITEVLAAPKATVKKHAPKIITVTIPGNFIGALIGPGGKVIQELQKSTGTTIVINEVDEQGVVEILGTDPDGIEAVLRKIDSLTFKPQVGEAYDVKVIKMLDFGAVVEYLAAPGNEVLLHVSELAWERTENVADVVKMGDTFQVKYLGVDPKTRKEKVSKKALLPRPPREEKKE, from the coding sequence ATGATTCCACAAGTTTCAACAGTAAGTATCGATTTAGGAGATGGCAGAAGCATCTCAATCGAGACAGGAAAATTAGCTAAACAAGCTGATGGTTCTGTAGTAGTAAGAATGGGAGATTCTATGTTGCTTGCAACAGTAGTATCTGCCAAAAAAGCAAGTCCAGTTGATTTTTTACCTTTAACGGTAGATTATCGCGAAAAATTTGCTGCAGCAGGTCGTTTTCCTGGAGGTTTCTTCAAAAGAGAAGCTAGACCAAGTGATAGCGAAGTATTAACAATGAGATTAGTAGACCGTGTATTGCGTCCGCTTTTCCCAGATGATTACCATGCTGAAACACAAATAATGATTCAGTTAATGTCTCATGATGATGAAGTTATGCCAGATGCATTAGCAGGTTTAGCAGCATCAGCAGCATTAGCATTATCTGACATTCCTTTTTCTACATTAATTTCTGAAGTACGTGTTGCACGTATCGACGGAAAACTTGTAATCAATCCTAGCCGTGCTCAATTAGAATTATCTGATATAGATATGATGATTGGTGCTTCTAAAGATTCTATCGCAATGGTAGAAGGAGAGATGAAAGAAATCTCAGAATCAGAAATGGTTGAAGCAATTAAATTTGCTCACGAAGCTATCAAAATTCAAATTGACGCTCAAGAGAGATTAGTTGCCGCTTTTGGTAAAAAAGAGACTAGAATCTACGAAGAAGAAAAAGAAGATGAAGCAATTTACGCTAAAGTAAAAGCTGCTGCATACGATAAAATTTATGATATCGCAAAAGTAGGTTCTTCTAAACAAGAAAGAACAGCTGCATTTGCTGAAGTAAAAGAAGAAGTAAAAGCTTTATTTACAGAAGAAGAATTACTAGAAAATGGCGATTTAGTTTCTAAATACTTTTACAAAACAAACAAAGAAGCTGTTCGTAACGTAACCCTAGATTTAGGAACTCGTTTAGACGGAAGAAAAACTACAGAAATCAGACCTATCTGGTGTGAAGTTGATTATTTACCATCTGTACACGGATCTTCACTTTTTACAAGAGGAGAAACTCAAGCATTGGCAACTGCAACTTTAGGTACATCTAGAGAAGCAAACCAAATAGATTCTCCATCTGAACAAGGTGAAGAGAAATTCTACTTACACTACAACTTCCCTCCTTTCTCAACTGGTGAAGCAAAACCTCTAAGAGGAACTTCAAGAAGAGAAGTAGGTCACGGAAACTTAGCACAAAGAGCGTTGAAAAACATGATTCCTGCTGATTGTCCTTACACTATTCGTATTGTATCTGAAGTATTAGAATCTAACGGTTCTTCTTCTATGGCAACTGTTTGTGCTGGAACATTAGCACTTATGGACGCTGGTATCCAAATGACAAAACCAGTTTCTGGAATTGCAATGGGATTAATCACTGATGGTGAAAGATTTGCTGTATTGTCTGATATTCTTGGTGATGAAGATCATTTAGGAGATATGGACTTTAAAGTAACTGGAACTGCTGATGGAATCACTGCTTGTCAAATGGACATCAAAATCGAAGGTTTAGCATACAACATCATGGAAGCTGCATTAGCTCAAGCTCGTGATGGACGTTTACATATTTTAGGTAAAATTACCGAAGTATTAGCTGCGCCAAAAGCAACAGTTAAGAAACACGCTCCTAAAATCATTACTGTAACTATTCCTGGTAACTTTATTGGTGCTTTAATTGGACCTGGTGGAAAAGTAATTCAAGAATTACAAAAATCTACTGGAACAACTATTGTAATCAATGAGGTTGACGAACAAGGTGTAGTTGAAATTCTAGGTACTGATCCAGACGGAATCGAAGCTGTTTTACGTAAAATTGACTCGTTAACTTTCAAACCTCAAGTAGGAGAAGCTTACGACGTTAAAGTTATCAAAATGCTAGATTTTGGAGCTGTAGTAGAATATCTTGCTGCTCCAGGAAATGAAGTTTTACTTCACGTATCTGAATTAGCATGGGAACGTACAGAAAATGTAGCCGATGTAGTTAAAATGGGAGATACTTTCCAAGTTAAATACCTAGGTGTCGATCCTAAAACTAGAAAAGAAAAAGTGTCTAAGAAAGCACTTTTACCAAGACCTCCACGTGAGGAGAAAAAAGAGTAA
- a CDS encoding TonB-dependent receptor, with protein MKRIILALFILFSFQFSIAQNSNEKLSINFNNETLENALKSIESSTPYKFYFDSAWIKSNNKIITGTYTDIKIDDLLEKLLNKTDLNFIVIKNKVILTLNNSIHDDLPANYFTDTPVVNDRNNGENNSSNPVFYQQYDTLNNYSVTKKASIIFIGKENKEVTKKNFIVTGNIKNEETGKPEANIFIKVKNKNISTSSDLDGNYSIQLPRGINVIEIKSLSHKEVIKTLMVYEDGVFDVNINEKSNLLDEIVIKKKGRKTIETTVSGLVSIDIEGIKNVPLILGERDILKVATTFPGVKTTGEGSAGFNVRGGKDDQNLILLDNAVLYNPQHFLGFFSAINPYTAKKADIYKGSIPADFGGRLSSVFDITTKNGNLEKFSGEGAVGPITSNLTISTPIKKNKSSIIFGVRATYSDWILKSLDDENLKNSQAGFYDGILKYNNNINKNNSIEATLYYSHDRFSLSSDSIYKYSNRLASVKWDHTFNEKSKGALIFTNSEYKFNIDYNTQDVNSFDFGYKVNESQLQLKMNYQLSPKHNLSYGVASKLYNISPGYQHPTKPEATLVPVDIAKERALESAIYLADSYKLSDKLLIDLGLRYSFYASLGPADVNKYQPGLPLSDQTLIGTEKYSNNEVIKTYGGLEPRLAARYFITEDLSVKAGYDFTRQYIHLLSSNVTQSPTDTWKLSDTNVAPQSAQQVSLGLFKTFNDEEYELSLEGYYKTSKNILDYKVGAQLLLNQKVETELLQGEGKAYGIELLLKKTTGRLNGWVGYTYSKSLVKLDSKFSSEMVNNGNFFPSNFDKPHDLSAILNYRFTKRYSLSTNFLYQTGRPITYPIGTFNYGNAEYTLYSDRNAYRIPDYIRLDIGINIEGNHKIKKLAHSFWNISIYNVLGRNNPYSIYFVTDKNGSVKGYKSSIFSIPVPSITYNFKF; from the coding sequence ATGAAAAGAATTATACTCGCCTTATTTATTTTATTTTCATTTCAATTTTCTATAGCCCAGAACTCTAATGAAAAACTATCTATTAATTTTAATAATGAAACCCTAGAAAATGCTTTAAAATCAATAGAATCATCTACCCCATATAAATTTTATTTTGACTCAGCTTGGATTAAATCCAACAATAAAATCATAACTGGGACGTATACCGACATAAAAATCGATGATTTATTAGAGAAACTATTAAATAAAACTGATTTGAATTTTATTGTTATAAAAAACAAAGTGATTCTAACACTTAACAATTCTATTCACGATGATTTACCAGCTAATTATTTTACAGATACTCCAGTAGTTAACGACAGGAACAATGGCGAAAATAACTCCAGTAATCCTGTATTTTATCAACAATATGATACTTTAAATAATTATAGCGTTACAAAAAAGGCATCAATCATTTTTATAGGAAAAGAAAACAAAGAAGTAACGAAAAAAAACTTTATTGTAACTGGTAACATAAAAAATGAAGAGACTGGTAAGCCTGAAGCTAATATTTTCATAAAAGTAAAAAACAAAAACATTAGCACCTCAAGCGATTTAGACGGAAATTATAGCATACAACTACCAAGAGGAATAAATGTCATTGAAATAAAATCACTAAGCCACAAAGAAGTTATAAAAACTTTGATGGTTTATGAGGATGGCGTATTTGATGTCAATATCAATGAAAAGTCAAACTTACTAGACGAAATCGTAATTAAAAAGAAAGGCAGAAAGACAATTGAAACGACTGTTTCTGGTTTAGTCTCTATTGACATTGAAGGAATAAAAAATGTTCCTTTAATTCTTGGAGAACGAGACATATTAAAAGTTGCAACTACATTTCCGGGTGTTAAAACTACAGGAGAAGGTTCAGCAGGGTTTAACGTTAGAGGAGGAAAAGATGACCAAAATTTAATTCTTTTAGACAATGCTGTATTATATAACCCTCAACACTTTTTAGGCTTTTTCTCTGCGATAAATCCTTATACAGCTAAAAAAGCAGATATTTACAAAGGAAGCATTCCTGCCGATTTTGGAGGCCGTTTGTCATCAGTATTTGACATTACGACAAAGAATGGTAATCTAGAAAAATTTTCTGGAGAAGGAGCTGTAGGACCTATTACATCAAATCTTACCATTAGCACTCCAATTAAAAAAAATAAATCTAGTATCATTTTTGGAGTTCGCGCAACATATTCTGACTGGATTTTGAAGTCATTGGATGATGAAAATCTAAAAAACAGCCAAGCAGGCTTTTATGATGGTATCCTAAAATACAACAACAACATAAACAAAAACAATTCAATTGAAGCTACTTTGTACTATAGTCATGACCGTTTTAGCTTAAGCTCTGACTCTATTTACAAATACAGCAACAGACTTGCTTCGGTAAAATGGGATCATACTTTTAACGAAAAAAGCAAAGGAGCATTAATCTTTACCAATAGCGAATACAAATTCAACATCGACTATAATACTCAAGATGTCAATTCATTTGATTTTGGCTACAAAGTAAATGAGTCTCAGTTGCAGTTAAAGATGAACTACCAGCTTAGCCCAAAGCATAATTTATCATATGGTGTTGCTAGTAAACTGTACAATATTTCACCAGGATATCAACATCCTACAAAACCTGAAGCAACTCTAGTACCTGTAGATATTGCAAAAGAAAGAGCACTGGAGTCGGCAATTTATTTAGCGGACAGCTATAAATTAAGCGACAAACTATTGATCGATTTAGGATTGCGATATTCTTTTTATGCTTCACTAGGACCCGCAGATGTTAACAAATATCAGCCTGGCTTACCTTTAAGCGATCAAACACTTATTGGAACAGAAAAATATTCGAATAACGAAGTTATAAAAACTTACGGAGGCCTAGAACCTCGTTTAGCAGCACGCTATTTTATTACCGAAGATCTATCAGTAAAGGCTGGATATGACTTTACAAGACAGTATATCCACCTGCTATCTAGCAATGTAACTCAATCGCCAACTGATACTTGGAAATTATCCGACACGAATGTAGCACCACAAAGCGCGCAACAAGTTTCGTTAGGTCTTTTTAAAACTTTTAATGATGAAGAATATGAATTAAGCCTTGAAGGATACTATAAAACATCTAAGAACATTCTTGATTATAAGGTTGGAGCACAACTTTTGTTAAATCAAAAAGTGGAAACCGAATTATTGCAAGGGGAAGGAAAAGCCTATGGAATAGAGTTATTACTAAAGAAAACAACTGGAAGATTAAACGGTTGGGTTGGATATACTTATTCTAAATCGCTTGTTAAACTTGATAGTAAATTTAGTTCTGAAATGGTAAACAATGGAAACTTTTTTCCATCTAATTTTGACAAACCACATGATTTAAGTGCTATCTTAAATTACAGATTCACAAAACGATACAGTTTATCAACCAATTTCTTATATCAAACTGGAAGACCAATTACTTATCCAATTGGAACTTTTAACTATGGAAATGCTGAATATACACTTTATAGCGACAGAAATGCATATAGAATACCAGATTATATCCGCTTAGACATCGGAATCAACATTGAAGGAAACCATAAAATAAAAAAACTAGCTCATAGCTTCTGGAATATTTCTATTTACAACGTTTTAGGTAGAAACAATCCGTATTCTATTTATTTTGTTACTGATAAAAACGGATCCGTAAAAGGGTATAAATCATCGATTTTTTCAATACCTGTTCCTAGCATCACTTATAATTTTAAATTTTAA